A region from the Sulfurimonas sp. genome encodes:
- a CDS encoding DUF1538 domain-containing protein, translated as MLNFTSFLKLLKESFRDLLPIILVILFFQLAIIQTVPDNWLSTTIGLTIVGVGLAVFLLGLEVGIFPVGEGLARDFAHKGSTIWIILFAFMIGFGTTIAEPALVVIADKAAAISSGRIDANTLRTVVALSVGFAIVLGVWRIIKGHPIHYYIIAGYILVVASTTVSPHEIVGLAFDLGGVTTSTVTVPLVAALGIGLASTIKGRNPVLDGFGLIAFASLTPMIFVQFYGIFVYEYVEATESVKQVATHVAETSAVYNLSVVNILKGIMGVIGDVAPILLVILFFQYIVLKKPIENFRNVVIGFGLVIIGLDAFIVGLEMGLFSLGEMMALQLTENDSHVIIYSFAFAIGFSTTMAEPSLTAIAKKAQQISDGKINDFVLRMFVALGVAIGIALGSFRIVHGGDIVYYISVGYIFVIVLTFIAPKYIIPIAYDSGGVTTSTVTVPLVAALGLGLATNIPGRDPLIDGFGLIAFASLFPMLTVMSYGVITEKIGVKGEQEKEELHMEELRHALEHAEDMGLSTVNIQGTDKRHSYSMQFSAVHVIVPHDREDEAVLAAKEAGARGVTIMQAHGMGLDEMDNFYNRLHSEATDSNLMFITPTRNVDTIIKKVMKDLDITGSGEGIAYSYPITHLKGLTLKLADL; from the coding sequence TTGTTAAACTTTACATCTTTTTTAAAACTCCTAAAAGAGTCTTTTAGAGATCTATTACCTATTATACTGGTTATATTATTTTTTCAATTGGCAATAATCCAAACAGTACCAGATAACTGGCTAAGTACTACTATAGGTCTAACCATAGTCGGTGTAGGTCTAGCTGTATTTTTACTTGGACTAGAAGTTGGAATATTCCCGGTTGGGGAAGGCTTAGCAAGAGATTTTGCACATAAAGGCTCCACTATATGGATCATCCTTTTTGCCTTTATGATAGGTTTTGGTACTACTATAGCAGAACCTGCACTTGTTGTTATTGCAGATAAAGCAGCAGCTATAAGTAGTGGTCGTATAGATGCCAATACTCTCCGTACTGTAGTAGCCTTATCTGTTGGTTTTGCTATAGTTCTTGGTGTATGGAGGATTATAAAAGGTCATCCTATTCACTATTATATAATAGCCGGATATATCCTTGTTGTAGCATCTACTACGGTCTCTCCACACGAAATAGTCGGTCTTGCATTTGATCTCGGTGGTGTGACAACTTCAACAGTAACAGTACCTCTTGTTGCAGCACTTGGTATCGGTTTAGCATCTACAATAAAGGGGCGCAATCCTGTACTTGATGGTTTTGGACTGATAGCTTTTGCATCTTTAACTCCAATGATCTTCGTTCAGTTTTACGGTATCTTCGTATACGAATATGTAGAAGCTACAGAGAGTGTAAAACAAGTAGCTACTCATGTAGCTGAGACATCTGCTGTTTATAACTTATCTGTTGTAAACATATTAAAAGGGATTATGGGTGTTATAGGGGATGTAGCACCTATTCTTTTAGTTATTCTATTCTTTCAATACATTGTGCTTAAAAAGCCTATTGAGAACTTTAGAAATGTAGTTATAGGCTTTGGTTTAGTTATTATTGGTCTTGACGCATTTATTGTCGGTTTAGAGATGGGTCTTTTCTCTCTTGGTGAAATGATGGCATTGCAACTTACAGAGAATGATTCACATGTAATAATCTACTCTTTTGCATTTGCTATAGGTTTTTCAACCACTATGGCGGAGCCGTCACTAACAGCTATTGCAAAAAAAGCTCAACAAATATCTGATGGAAAGATCAACGACTTCGTACTACGTATGTTCGTAGCATTAGGAGTTGCTATCGGTATAGCTCTTGGTTCATTTAGAATTGTTCACGGAGGTGACATTGTTTATTATATCTCTGTGGGTTATATATTTGTTATTGTTTTAACTTTTATTGCTCCAAAATACATAATACCTATTGCATATGACAGTGGCGGGGTTACAACTTCAACAGTTACAGTTCCACTAGTTGCTGCTCTTGGTTTAGGTCTAGCGACAAATATACCTGGACGTGATCCTCTAATAGATGGTTTTGGACTTATTGCCTTTGCTTCACTTTTTCCTATGCTAACAGTTATGAGTTATGGTGTTATAACTGAGAAAATCGGTGTCAAAGGTGAACAGGAAAAAGAAGAACTTCATATGGAAGAGCTTCGTCATGCACTCGAACATGCAGAAGATATGGGTCTATCAACCGTAAATATTCAAGGTACGGACAAACGCCACTCTTACTCTATGCAGTTCTCTGCCGTACACGTTATTGTCCCTCATGATAGAGAAGATGAAGCTGTACTGGCTGCAAAAGAAGCCGGTGCTCGCGGTGTAACAATAATGCAGGCTCATGGAATGGGACTTGATGAGATGGATAACTTTTATAATCGCTTACACTCTGAAGCTACTGATTCTAACTTAATGTTTATAACACCGACGAGAAATGTAGATACTATTATCAAAAAAGTTATGAAAGATCTAGATATTACGGGAAGTGGAGAAGGTATTGCATATTCATACCCTATTACGCATTTAAAAGGTTTAACACTCAAACTTGCAGATCTATAG
- a CDS encoding DNA-binding protein, whose translation MKKMSVADAAEFFGVSKEAIHNRIRRGSLASEMVGGQKYVNVDEKSSSASKSKKTSPSKPNSPDTKYYEFLEEQNSKLQQKVEKLEDETRSLRDQKEQMLIEEREKIESIYKEKDEQLKNIINMISSNLMLESKPEIQDSVDAEIETLEVHSEPIIEENWVSLKEFLKSSGYKKEKRKKIEKEFFKKAKKGDESILIKKDKCYIDPERFAYSL comes from the coding sequence ATGAAAAAGATGAGTGTAGCTGATGCAGCTGAGTTTTTCGGAGTTTCTAAAGAGGCGATTCATAATAGAATAAGACGCGGTTCACTAGCAAGTGAAATGGTAGGCGGACAAAAATATGTAAATGTAGATGAGAAATCTTCAAGCGCTTCAAAGTCTAAAAAAACTTCACCCTCAAAACCAAACAGCCCTGATACAAAGTATTATGAATTTTTAGAAGAACAAAACTCAAAACTTCAACAAAAAGTTGAAAAACTTGAAGATGAAACTCGTTCTTTACGTGATCAAAAAGAGCAAATGCTTATAGAAGAGCGTGAGAAGATAGAGAGCATCTATAAAGAAAAAGATGAACAGTTAAAAAACATAATTAACATGATCTCCTCAAACTTGATGTTAGAGTCAAAACCTGAAATACAAGATAGTGTTGATGCCGAGATCGAAACACTAGAAGTTCACAGTGAACCTATCATAGAAGAAAACTGGGTCTCTTTAAAAGAGTTTTTAAAATCAAGCGGATACAAAAAAGAAAAACGTAAAAAGATAGAAAAAGAGTTTTTTAAAAAAGCTAAAAAGGGTGATGAGTCAATACTTATAAAAAAAGACAAGTGTTATATAGACCCTGAAAGATTTGCATACAGTCTATAG
- a CDS encoding YajQ family cyclic di-GMP-binding protein → MAKEHSFDITAKIDLQNFKNAINLVDREVANRYDFKGTTYEVTFKEKEKALILVASSDNKLDALKDIVISKFLKQGLSSKVLDELRVEDASGGTRKATFKVVDYIESKEAKKITADIKKLKLKVTAQIEGDSIRVKGKNLDDLQKVMREIRSGEWEAPLTFENMR, encoded by the coding sequence ATGGCGAAGGAACACTCGTTTGATATAACGGCAAAAATAGATTTGCAAAATTTTAAAAATGCTATCAATTTAGTAGACAGGGAAGTAGCAAACAGATACGACTTTAAAGGTACTACATACGAAGTTACTTTTAAAGAAAAAGAGAAAGCTTTAATACTTGTTGCTTCAAGTGATAATAAACTAGATGCACTAAAAGACATTGTAATATCAAAGTTTTTAAAACAGGGGCTTAGCTCAAAAGTTTTAGATGAACTTAGAGTTGAAGATGCATCTGGTGGTACAAGAAAGGCTACTTTTAAAGTTGTAGATTATATAGAGTCTAAAGAAGCCAAAAAAATAACAGCCGATATTAAAAAGTTAAAACTCAAAGTTACTGCTCAAATAGAGGGTGACAGCATTAGAGTCAAGGGTAAAAATCTTGATGATCTGCAGAAAGTTATGAGAGAGATTCGGTCAGGCGAGTGGGAAGCTCCACTAACATTTGAAAATATGAGATAA
- a CDS encoding succinate dehydrogenase/fumarate reductase iron-sulfur subunit: MKIKIQREELVEYDVASQEGSTLLEVLNFIKTKVDPTLTYSSGCRSSVCGSCAMRANEKEVLACTYKPQDGDVIEPLKNVPLIRDLVVDMDKALEFNAKSKAWLNSCDTTPDVSEEAEKLNEVQSDCILCGSCYSACPVYAVNSEFKGPFSLTRVYKYVSDVRDADVKEKIDTVQSTGIWDCTLCNECTMVCPQDISSKADIEKLRMKSSQYGYMDPNFGNFGGGLSF; encoded by the coding sequence ATGAAGATAAAAATACAAAGAGAAGAATTGGTAGAGTATGATGTGGCTAGCCAAGAGGGTTCAACACTTTTAGAAGTTCTCAACTTTATTAAAACAAAAGTAGATCCGACTCTTACATACAGTAGTGGATGCAGAAGTAGTGTATGTGGTTCTTGTGCAATGCGTGCTAATGAAAAAGAAGTTCTTGCATGTACATACAAACCTCAAGACGGTGATGTTATAGAACCTCTTAAAAATGTACCACTTATCCGTGATCTTGTTGTAGATATGGACAAAGCTTTAGAATTTAACGCTAAGAGTAAAGCATGGTTAAACTCATGTGATACTACACCTGATGTTAGTGAAGAAGCAGAAAAACTAAACGAAGTTCAGAGTGACTGTATACTTTGTGGTTCATGTTATAGTGCTTGTCCTGTTTATGCAGTAAATAGTGAATTTAAAGGACCGTTCTCACTTACACGTGTTTATAAGTATGTTAGTGATGTTAGGGATGCCGATGTGAAAGAGAAGATCGACACTGTACAATCTACAGGTATTTGGGATTGTACACTGTGTAATGAATGTACAATGGTTTGTCCACAAGATATTTCAAGCAAAGCCGACATCGAAAAACTTAGAATGAAATCTTCTCAATACGGATATATGGATCCAAACTTTGGTAATTTTGGCGGAGGACTCAGTTTTTAG
- a CDS encoding FAD-dependent oxidoreductase, translated as MKNKVLVVGAGGAGLVAAINAHDNGSDVTILTKDYPTRSQTSMAQGGINAVLKHSENDSVEEHIANTLKSAAGIANEDEVTKMCSEAPNALEWLDNIGVQFSRTSDGKIAHRRLGGATGDRACYAQDYTGLKILHTLYDQVLKRGIEIKNDMFLLDILTTENKVSGVSVLNKRNGEIEIYEAPAVILATGGYARIYDKHSTNAVGTSGDGLAAAIRAGARVSDMEFVQFHPTALKNSSILISESARGAGGYLLNSKGERFVDELLPRDKVALAIHEEIAKGEDIFLDIRHLGEEFIDHELPQERKLAKLYENVDPVNDLIPIKPVAHYTMGGIEVSKDSQTIVSGLFACGECANHRVHGANRLGGNSLLELVVFGKEAGISASKFAQNTDDIKAASLDSNILDEISEYTNEIDFYELRESMGNMFYKNVGISRDKEALQESLNTVKEYLSKLPLMGVQDKSKIYNTNLIEFLEFKNMLELSRLVLKGALDREESRGAHFRSDYPVIDEAYSKHTIVDINGVVAS; from the coding sequence ATGAAAAATAAAGTTTTAGTTGTTGGTGCCGGTGGAGCAGGATTAGTTGCTGCAATCAATGCACACGATAATGGTAGTGACGTTACCATTTTGACAAAAGATTATCCAACTAGAAGCCAGACATCTATGGCTCAGGGTGGAATTAATGCGGTTTTAAAACACTCAGAAAACGATTCTGTTGAAGAACACATTGCAAATACATTAAAGTCTGCTGCAGGTATTGCAAATGAAGATGAAGTTACAAAAATGTGTAGTGAGGCTCCAAATGCACTGGAGTGGCTAGATAATATCGGCGTTCAGTTCTCACGTACTAGTGATGGAAAAATAGCTCATCGTCGTCTTGGTGGTGCTACAGGTGACAGAGCCTGCTATGCCCAAGACTATACAGGACTTAAAATACTTCATACACTTTACGATCAAGTTTTAAAACGCGGTATTGAGATAAAGAACGACATGTTTCTGTTAGATATACTAACTACGGAGAATAAGGTTAGTGGTGTTAGTGTTTTAAACAAACGCAACGGTGAGATTGAGATCTATGAAGCACCTGCCGTAATTCTAGCAACGGGTGGATATGCGCGTATTTACGATAAGCACTCGACAAATGCAGTAGGTACAAGTGGTGATGGTTTGGCTGCTGCAATTAGAGCAGGGGCTAGAGTTAGTGATATGGAGTTTGTACAGTTTCATCCAACAGCTCTTAAAAACTCATCTATTTTAATATCTGAATCTGCCCGCGGTGCAGGTGGATATCTTTTAAACTCAAAGGGAGAGCGTTTTGTTGATGAACTTCTTCCACGTGACAAGGTAGCACTTGCTATACATGAAGAGATAGCAAAGGGTGAGGATATATTTTTAGATATTCGTCATCTAGGTGAGGAGTTTATTGATCATGAACTACCTCAAGAGAGAAAACTTGCAAAACTTTATGAGAATGTTGATCCAGTAAATGATCTTATCCCCATTAAACCTGTAGCACATTATACTATGGGTGGAATAGAGGTCTCTAAAGATTCTCAAACAATAGTTAGCGGTTTGTTTGCATGTGGTGAGTGTGCAAATCATAGAGTTCACGGAGCAAACCGTTTAGGCGGAAATTCGCTGCTAGAGTTAGTTGTATTTGGTAAAGAAGCTGGTATTAGTGCATCTAAGTTTGCCCAAAATACAGATGATATAAAAGCTGCTAGTTTAGATTCAAATATACTTGATGAAATAAGCGAGTATACAAATGAGATAGATTTTTATGAGTTAAGAGAATCTATGGGGAATATGTTTTATAAAAATGTAGGTATCTCAAGGGACAAAGAAGCACTACAAGAGAGTTTAAATACTGTAAAAGAGTATCTCTCTAAATTACCTTTAATGGGTGTACAAGATAAATCTAAGATCTATAACACTAACCTAATTGAGTTTTTAGAATTTAAAAATATGCTGGAGCTGAGCCGTCTTGTATTAAAAGGTGCACTTGATAGAGAAGAGAGTCGTGGAGCACACTTTAGAAGTGACTATCCTGTCATAGATGAAGCATATAGCAAACATACAATAGTAGATATAAATGGAGTTGTAGCATCATGA
- a CDS encoding J domain-containing protein, with the protein MRYLEYNIKSKIKGFNIFSITYKEFQQAVETLGLIGVETKDGIKKRYQKLSREFHPDMPDGSTEKFQEINKAYKILMEYVDNFRFRFTKEEFGNQRPFSVDDDSNSNHIAK; encoded by the coding sequence TTGAGATATTTAGAGTATAATATAAAGAGTAAAATTAAGGGATTTAATATTTTTAGCATCACTTATAAAGAATTTCAGCAAGCTGTTGAGACACTTGGTCTTATCGGTGTTGAAACAAAAGACGGTATAAAAAAGCGTTATCAAAAGCTCTCTCGTGAATTTCATCCTGATATGCCAGATGGTTCAACCGAAAAGTTTCAAGAGATAAATAAAGCGTACAAAATTCTTATGGAGTACGTAGATAATTTTAGATTCCGTTTTACAAAAGAGGAGTTTGGAAATCAGCGTCCCTTTTCAGTTGATGATGATTCCAATTCAAATCACATAGCAAAATAA
- a CDS encoding YqaA family protein yields the protein MPEVALFISAFLAATIFPFSSEIAFVTAIANDMPKSTAIIVASIGNVLAIIVNYWFGYWLYEKTHERLEKSKVGKNSLEYGKKYGYPILLFSWLPVIGDPLTLVAGVLRLNFLVFLIIAGTLRVARYVAIAYFAM from the coding sequence ATGCCAGAAGTAGCACTTTTTATTTCAGCATTTCTGGCAGCTACCATCTTTCCTTTCTCTTCCGAGATAGCTTTTGTAACTGCGATCGCAAACGATATGCCAAAGTCTACAGCTATTATTGTAGCTTCAATAGGAAATGTTTTAGCAATTATAGTTAACTACTGGTTTGGATACTGGCTTTATGAGAAAACTCATGAAAGACTAGAGAAAAGTAAAGTAGGCAAAAACTCTTTGGAATATGGAAAAAAATACGGCTATCCGATACTGCTTTTTTCATGGTTGCCTGTTATTGGTGATCCTCTAACGTTAGTTGCAGGTGTTTTAAGACTGAACTTTTTAGTATTTTTAATAATTGCAGGTACTTTGAGAGTTGCTCGCTACGTGGCTATAGCTTATTTTGCTATGTGA
- a CDS encoding D-2-hydroxyacid dehydrogenase — MKIAILDALTFGDTDLSAFNQFGDVEVYQTTSSEQTASRITDADVIVTNKVLITDELMSEAKNLKLICIAATGMNNVDLDAAAKRGIEVKNVAGYSTDSVIQHTFSMLFYLIGHSRYYDEFVKDGSYSKSQIFTDISKPFFEIKNKKWGIIGLGTIGKGVANIAKIFGANISYYSTSGQNSDNTFEQVDLQTLLKESDIISIHAPLNEKTDNLLDYEQLLMCKDRAIVLNLGRGGIVNEDAVVKIIDEKNISFGLDVLSKEPMVQNHPLLSIKNKDKLYITPHIAWASDEARDTLIASIIENIKSSF, encoded by the coding sequence ATGAAAATAGCTATTTTAGATGCACTGACTTTTGGAGATACTGATCTAAGCGCATTTAATCAGTTTGGTGATGTAGAAGTTTACCAGACCACTTCAAGTGAACAAACAGCTTCACGTATAACAGATGCAGATGTTATAGTAACAAACAAAGTTCTTATAACAGATGAATTAATGAGTGAAGCAAAAAATTTAAAACTTATCTGTATCGCTGCAACAGGGATGAATAATGTTGACCTTGATGCTGCGGCAAAAAGAGGAATCGAAGTTAAAAATGTAGCAGGATATTCAACTGATTCAGTGATCCAGCATACATTTAGTATGCTTTTTTATCTAATAGGACACTCTCGCTATTATGATGAGTTTGTAAAAGATGGAAGTTATTCTAAAAGCCAGATTTTTACAGATATATCAAAACCATTTTTTGAGATCAAGAACAAAAAATGGGGGATCATAGGTTTAGGAACAATTGGAAAAGGTGTTGCAAATATAGCTAAAATTTTTGGAGCAAATATCTCTTACTATTCAACTAGTGGACAAAACTCAGATAATACTTTTGAGCAGGTTGATCTGCAAACACTTTTAAAAGAATCAGACATTATCTCAATACATGCACCTTTAAATGAAAAAACTGACAATCTTTTGGATTATGAACAGTTGTTAATGTGTAAAGACCGGGCTATTGTTTTAAACCTTGGGCGCGGCGGTATAGTAAATGAGGATGCTGTTGTTAAGATTATAGATGAGAAAAATATTTCATTTGGTCTTGATGTATTAAGCAAAGAACCAATGGTGCAAAATCATCCTCTTTTAAGCATAAAAAATAAAGACAAGCTATATATTACTCCACATATAGCTTGGGCTTCAGATGAGGCTAGAGATACTTTGATAGCTTCAATTATCGAAAATATAAAGTCGAGTTTTTAG
- the purT gene encoding formate-dependent phosphoribosylglycinamide formyltransferase — protein MQFCAPLKSNSKKVMLLGSGELGKEVVIEAQRLGLETIAVDKYENAPAHQVAHRSYVVNMQNKDAILEIIRKEKPDFILPEVEALSIDALFEAEKEGFNVIPNADAVSKTMNRKNIRTFAAEELGLKTGPYKFVTTQEGLLEAAKELGFPVVIKPVMSSSGHGQSVARSEADIPHSWEEAKEARGDASELIVEAFVDFDYEITLLTARNGNETVFCEPIGHEQRDGDYVFSWQPMQMSPKALENAQDIAKRITDGLGGQGLFGVELFVKGDTVYFSEVSPRPHDTGMVTLITQSQSEFAIHLRAVLGLPLGFTFYGDGASAAFKSEVDSYAPVVEVDESLFTDNSYVRVFGKPEAHKGRRLAVALVFDKVEKALEKSRELIKKVRDV, from the coding sequence ATGCAATTCTGCGCACCCCTTAAATCAAACTCAAAAAAAGTAATGTTACTAGGTTCAGGTGAACTTGGAAAAGAAGTTGTTATTGAAGCTCAAAGACTAGGTCTTGAGACTATAGCAGTTGATAAATATGAAAATGCTCCTGCACACCAAGTTGCTCATCGCTCATACGTTGTAAATATGCAAAATAAAGATGCAATTTTAGAGATCATCCGTAAAGAGAAACCAGATTTTATCCTTCCTGAAGTTGAAGCTTTATCTATAGATGCTCTTTTTGAAGCAGAAAAAGAGGGTTTTAACGTTATTCCTAATGCAGATGCAGTTAGTAAAACTATGAATAGAAAAAATATTCGTACATTTGCCGCAGAAGAGCTTGGACTAAAAACAGGCCCATATAAATTTGTAACGACTCAAGAAGGTTTACTTGAAGCAGCAAAAGAGTTGGGTTTTCCTGTTGTTATTAAACCAGTTATGAGTTCATCTGGTCACGGTCAATCTGTAGCTCGTAGTGAAGCAGATATTCCTCATTCTTGGGAAGAAGCAAAAGAAGCTCGCGGTGATGCAAGCGAATTGATTGTAGAAGCATTTGTTGATTTTGATTATGAGATTACTCTTTTAACTGCGAGAAACGGTAATGAGACAGTTTTCTGTGAGCCTATAGGTCACGAGCAGCGTGATGGTGATTATGTATTTTCTTGGCAGCCGATGCAGATGAGTCCTAAAGCATTGGAAAATGCTCAAGACATTGCAAAACGTATAACTGATGGTTTAGGTGGTCAAGGACTGTTTGGTGTTGAGCTTTTCGTAAAAGGTGATACAGTTTATTTCTCAGAAGTAAGCCCACGTCCTCACGATACGGGTATGGTAACTTTAATAACACAAAGCCAGAGTGAATTTGCAATTCACTTGCGTGCGGTTCTTGGTCTACCACTTGGATTTACATTTTATGGTGATGGCGCATCTGCTGCATTTAAATCTGAAGTAGATTCATATGCACCTGTAGTTGAAGTAGATGAATCTTTATTTACTGATAACTCATATGTGAGAGTATTTGGAAAACCAGAAGCTCATAAAGGGCGTCGTTTAGCCGTAGCACTTGTTTTTGATAAAGTTGAAAAAGCACTAGAGAAGTCGCGCGAGCTAATTAAAAAAGTAAGAGATGTTTAA
- the flgE gene encoding flagellar hook protein FlgE, with protein sequence MLKSLFSGVSGLQSHQVAMDVESNNIANVNTVGFKYSRANFSDLLAQTKAIATAPQGQLGGKNPVQVGLGATVSSMTRIFAQGSVQNSDKNTDVAIQGDGFYIVSPDGGNTYKYTRAGDFKFDAQGNFVDNNGFIVQGWLRDSVTGKVDSSAPITNINIAPGLTTPARATEEVVLKANLNSGPNVDSFSPAYRVPSGPEPAAPTPPALDANGNPIESGDMGVMFNETGEAFQLQKDQGVWIAFQSSTHAAAGNVSAGAVELDITFTLDDGTTKQITTTGGLAANTAAQNAARYVSAINAQSSITGVEASYDSATNTMNLINTNSSSSASHNIRLTAVGGADGSGFGLTAGTDGLDQTAYRYRYDPAGGSSIVGADKTFQTIADLRLAMEEQAQDHDNDAVLGNVTIEVNEEGKFEIQNPGGSAEDYDINLQITAIVEAGITENTRFTTNMSALNAVLPVASGGKAFSQSFNAATHSSSIDIFDSLGSKHTLRMEFRKTALDTSTGSTWAMKISVPAPATIDTIAPFDEKTGTVRFNNDGSLATYDPPNISFSGNNGSAPDQQVALSFGTGSSFDGMTSFDSPSATSGISQDGYTGGDLVGIRIDQSGTLVGSFSNGRSFGLAQIGMAKFTNNEGLSTEGGNVFIQTANSGEPIIGTAATAGRGFIQASALEASNVDLSRSLTQLIIVQRGFQANGKTITTSDQLLQTLIGLKQ encoded by the coding sequence ATGTTAAAATCACTTTTTTCCGGTGTATCCGGTCTGCAATCTCATCAAGTTGCGATGGATGTGGAATCAAATAATATTGCAAATGTAAATACGGTTGGTTTTAAATACTCCCGTGCAAACTTTTCAGATTTATTAGCTCAGACTAAAGCAATTGCTACAGCTCCTCAAGGTCAGCTTGGTGGTAAAAACCCTGTTCAAGTAGGTCTTGGTGCTACTGTTAGTTCAATGACAAGAATATTTGCTCAAGGTTCTGTTCAAAACTCAGATAAAAATACAGACGTTGCTATTCAAGGGGATGGTTTTTATATAGTATCTCCAGATGGTGGTAATACTTATAAATATACTCGTGCAGGTGACTTTAAGTTTGATGCACAGGGTAACTTTGTTGATAATAACGGTTTTATCGTTCAAGGTTGGCTTAGAGATAGTGTAACTGGAAAAGTTGACTCGTCTGCACCAATCACAAATATAAATATAGCACCTGGTTTAACAACACCCGCTAGAGCTACCGAAGAGGTTGTACTAAAAGCAAATCTTAATTCAGGTCCTAATGTTGATAGTTTTTCACCTGCTTATAGAGTTCCAAGTGGACCGGAACCTGCAGCTCCTACACCACCTGCATTAGATGCAAATGGAAATCCAATTGAGTCTGGTGATATGGGTGTAATGTTTAATGAAACAGGTGAAGCGTTCCAACTTCAAAAAGATCAGGGTGTATGGATAGCATTTCAAAGCTCTACTCACGCTGCAGCTGGTAATGTTTCAGCCGGTGCGGTTGAGCTTGATATAACATTTACACTGGATGATGGTACTACTAAACAGATCACAACTACTGGTGGTTTAGCTGCTAATACAGCTGCACAAAATGCTGCTAGATATGTTTCGGCTATTAATGCTCAGTCGTCTATTACTGGTGTTGAAGCATCGTATGATTCTGCTACCAATACAATGAATCTTATAAACACAAACTCTAGCTCATCAGCTTCACACAATATCCGTCTAACGGCTGTTGGTGGTGCTGATGGTTCAGGATTTGGTTTAACTGCTGGAACTGACGGTTTAGACCAAACTGCTTATAGATACCGCTATGACCCAGCTGGCGGTTCAAGTATTGTTGGTGCTGATAAAACATTCCAAACAATAGCAGATCTACGTTTAGCTATGGAAGAACAAGCACAAGATCACGACAATGATGCTGTTCTTGGAAATGTAACGATTGAAGTTAATGAAGAGGGTAAATTTGAGATTCAAAATCCAGGTGGTTCAGCTGAAGATTATGATATAAATCTTCAGATCACGGCTATTGTAGAAGCTGGTATTACTGAAAATACACGTTTTACTACAAACATGAGCGCACTTAATGCAGTACTTCCTGTTGCGAGTGGTGGTAAAGCATTTTCACAAAGTTTTAATGCTGCAACACATTCGAGTTCTATTGATATCTTTGATTCACTTGGTTCAAAACACACTCTTAGAATGGAGTTTAGAAAAACAGCACTTGATACAAGTACAGGTTCTACTTGGGCTATGAAAATTTCAGTTCCAGCACCTGCAACTATTGATACTATTGCACCGTTTGATGAGAAAACCGGTACTGTTAGATTTAACAATGACGGATCGTTAGCTACTTATGATCCACCAAACATCTCATTTAGCGGTAACAACGGATCAGCTCCTGATCAGCAAGTTGCTCTTAGCTTTGGTACTGGTAGTTCATTTGATGGTATGACAAGTTTTGATAGTCCTTCGGCAACTTCAGGTATATCTCAAGATGGTTATACTGGTGGTGATTTAGTTGGTATCAGAATCGATCAAAGCGGTACATTAGTTGGTTCGTTCTCAAACGGTCGCTCATTCGGTCTTGCTCAAATAGGTATGGCTAAGTTTACAAATAATGAGGGTCTTTCAACTGAGGGTGGAAACGTATTTATCCAAACTGCCAACTCAGGTGAACCTATTATCGGTACGGCTGCTACAGCAGGACGTGGATTTATTCAGGCATCGGCGTTAGAGGCGTCAAACGTTGACCTTTCACGCTCACTTACTCAGCTTATTATTGTACAACGTGGTTTCCAGGCAAACGGTAAAACTATTACTACGTCTGATCAGTTACTTCAAACCTTAATTGGACTAAAACAGTAG